The stretch of DNA TGCGGCGACGGGCACGATTACGGCCGAGAATGAGGGTGAGCCGGGCGCGGGCTTTGCCTTCTCGGCGGACTCACTGCGGGTGCAGATGTTGCAGTGGCAGGCGGCGCTGGACCCCGACGGGGTGGCACCGAATGAGGTCGAGGGTGAGGCGACGAGCACGATCAGTTTCGGCCGCTTCAAAGACGGAATCTACCCGGTGCGGGGCGGTGTGACTCCTGATCTGTATGGAATCATGAACCTCACCTTCGACGCGTTCATTGCCGCCCGCAAAACCCCCGCGTTCCCGACCGCCGCCGAACAAGCCCGCGACCAGGCACGCGAAGACAGCGCCGAGCTAGACGGACAAGACCTGGACGACGACCATGACCATGACGACCACGGTCAGGGTTCAGCCTCAGCCGAGGCTCCTCTTCCCGGGTCGGCCGGGCATGAGTTCGATGACGTCGACACTCGCACGGCTGGTGAGAAGCGGGCCGATATTCTGCGCGGCATGTTCACCCAGCTGGCACAGGCCGATAACACCCCCAGCATTGGTGGCGCACCGCCGACCGTGGTGGTGCATGTGAACGTGAATGATATTGAAGCCGGTCGCGGTGTCGGCTGGATCGATGGTGTCGACGCCCCCATCTCGCTTCGCACGGTGGATCAGATGATGTGTGCCGGAGGCACCCAAACGGTTCTGTTCGGTCCGAACGGTGAGGTGCTGACGCTGACCGATCCGCAACGACTGTTCAACCGTGCCCAACGCCGGGCGATCCTCGCCCGCGACGGCGGCTGCGGCGTTCCCGGCTGTGATGCCCCCACACAATGGCTCGAGTTTCATCACGTGATCCCCTGGAGTAAAGGCGGCGTCACTGAAGTCGACAATGGTGTGGCGCTGTGTTGGCGACATCATCACACCATCGAAACGTCCGGCTGGGAGATCTTGATGGTCAACGGCCGCCCGCAAGTGAAGGCCCCGGCCTGGATCGACCCGAGCCGCACCTGGCGCGACGCCAACCGCCACCGCACCGACACCCACCGCCGCGACTGACGCGCTGCAGCGACTGACCTGCCGCGTTGTTGCCTCGGCTGTGCAGTGAGACGGCTATGCAGTGAGACGACTGTGCAGTGAGACGGCTGTGCAGTGAGACGGCTGTGCAGCGAGCCAACAACGCAGAGCAGGGTTTATCGCACCCGCGAGAGAAACTCTTGGGTGCGCGCGTGCTGTGGGTTTGCGATCATTTCAGCTGGATCACCGGATTCGACGACCACTCCGCCATCCATGAAGACCAGCGAATCGCCGACCTCGCGGGCGAACCCGATCTCGTGGGTCACCACGACCATGGTCATGCCGCTCTGCGCCAGTTCCTTCATGACCTCAAGAACCTCGCCGACGAGCTCAGGGTCGAGAGCCGATGTCGGCTCGTCGAAGAGCATGAGCTTCGGATCCATCGCGAGCGCGCGGGCGATTGCCACGCGCTGCTGCTGACCGCCGGAAAGCTGGCCGGGGTAGGCGTTGGCCTTGTCGGCCAGGCCGACCCGGTCGAGCAACTCAAGTGCACGCGCGGTCGCGTTGCGGCCCCTCTTCTTGCCCACGAGCTGCGGGGCACAGGTGATGTTCTCCACGACAGACAAGTGCGGAAAGAGGTTGAACCGCTGGAACACCATGCCTATGTCGCGGCGCTGGGCTGCGGCTTCGTTCGGCTTGAGCTCGTAGAGTTTGGAACCGTGTTCGCGGTATCCGATGACCTCGCCGTCGACGAGAATGCGCCCGCCTTCGATGCGCTCGAGGTTGTTGATACAGCGCAGGAACGTGGACTTGCCCGACCCTGACGGCCCGATCACGCAGACGACTTCACCGCGCTTGACCTCGAGGGAAACGCCCTTCAGCACATGGTTCGTGCCATAGGCCTTGTGCACGCCGTCGGCCTGCACCATGAGTTGGTCACTCATTGTTCTTCTCTTTCCCTGTGGAGATCGTTCCGGTGGGCAGCAGCTCGGCATCATGGTCGAGCATGGCAACCCGAGTATTCGTCACCGGGGCACTGCGCTGATCGAAGCCGCGCGCAAACCGACGCTCGAGAAAGTACTGTCCGATCATGAGGAGGGAGGTGAATGCCAGATACCAGACGGATGCGACAAGCAGCAGCGGGATCGGGTTGAGGGTCTCCGCCGAAATATCTCGTGATCGGGTGTACAGGTCGAGGCTGAATGGTACGGCCGTGACGAGTGATGTGGTCTTGAGCATCGAGATCACTTCGTTGCCGGTGGGCGGAATGATGATGCGCATGGCCTGGGGGATCACGATCTTGCGCATAGTTTGCGCCCAGGTCAGCCCGAGTGCGGTGGATGCTTCAAGCTGACCGGTGTCGACCGACAGGAGTCCGGCGCGCACAATCTCGGCCATGTAGGCGGCCTCGTTGAGTGCCAAACCGAAGACGGCAATCCAGAACACGTCAACCGCATCGATGCTTTCAATGACGAGCCACGGATCCTGGAACGGGAGCCCGACCTCAATGGTCTTGTAGATCGTCGAGAGCAGACCCCAGAACACCAGTTGAACATAGACCGGCGTGCCCCGGAATAGCCAGATGAAAACGCCCGAGGCTGCCGTGAAAATGGGGTTGGGGCTCTGGCGCATTACCGCGAGGAGAACGCCCAGAAGAATGGCGATGATCATCGAAGCGATGGTGAGAACGAGCGTCACACCGGCAGCCTGAATGATTCGCGGGTCGAAGAGGTACTCGGCAAAGGCCGCCCAGTCGTAGGCGCTTCGCCCGCTCGCGTCGATCACGAAAAGGGCGAGGGCGAGAAGGATGACGATGGCGGCGACGGTGCGCCAGGGGTGCCTGACGTGAATCGAGTGGATCGCCGGGGCACCGGTGACCGGGTGGATACCCGGTCGCCGGGCCGAGGGAGAAGTTGATTTCATTGTGAGTGGTGTTATTCCGTCGAACCGTTGATCTGGATCTCGTCGATGGCGCCGCCTTCGACGCCCCAGTACGTCACGATCTTCGTGTAGGTGCCGTCGGCAAGCATCTGCTGCAGGGCGCTCTGCAGTGCGACGGCGAACGTTCCACGGTCCTTCATGACCGGTGCGCCAGAGAGCAGCGAACCGTAGACGTCGGAGGTGACGAGCTTGCCCTTACTGAGCTTGACGGCGTAGCCGACGACGGGGGAGTCAGCGACCATCGCATCGGCGCGACCGAGTGAGACCGACGCCGTGGCGTCATCCTGAGTGTCGTAGCCCAGGATCTCGATCGCCTTCTTGCCTGCTGCCGCGCACTGCTCGTTGAGCTGGGGCAGGTAGACGAGCGGAGCCGAGCCGCCGTTTTGGGCGGCGACCTTCAGCCCGCAGACGTCGAGTTCGTTGGCGATGGGCTTGTCGACCGGTGACGCAAACTGGTTGCCGGCGCGGAAGAAGTCGACCATGTCGAGCTGCTCCTGGCGCTTTTTGGTGTCGTAGTAGCCGCCAAGGCCCAGGTCGTACTTCTCGCCGAGGATGCTCGGCACGATGTTGTCAAACTTCGCCACGCGGTAATCGGTTGTCAGGCCCAGTTTGGCTGCTGCGGCATCGATCATGTCGATTTCCCAGCCGATCGGGTTGCCGTCTTTGTCTTTGAACTCGTTCGGCGCATAGGTAGGGTCGACGCCGACGACGAGCTTGCCGGCCGAGACGATGGATTCCGGCAGGAGCTTGGCAGCGGCGTCATCCTTGGAGATGGTGCTCACATCGATTGCGGTTTGACGGTCTGCGCTGGTGGCGGTACCGGTCCCGGCGGAGGAGCATCCGGCAAGCAGTGCGATCATGGCGGTTGCTGTGAGGCTGGTGAGGACGATTCGTTTCATGTTGTGCTGTCTCCTTTGAAGCGTGATTGCTGGACGAGGGATGAAGCTATTCGGACGGGCAGTCTTTCGCGGCGTAGACGCTCTGGCCACCGAAGTAGGTTTCGACGGTTCGGGTGGCTGCGATTCTGTCCGCGGGGTGGTCGAACGGGTTGCGGTCGACGACGACGAGGTCGGCGTGGAAGCCGACGGCGATTGAGCCGCTCTCGTGGGCTCGGCCGTTGATGCGGGCTGCCGAACTCGTGTACGCGCGAAGTGCGGCGGCGAGGGGGATGCGCTCGCCCGGAATGAAGACCTCAGGGTTGTAGTCCGGGTGCTCGGACGGAACGGTTCGGTTCACGGCAACGTGGATTCCCAGCCACGGGTCGGGGCTGGTCACCGGCCAGTCGGAACCGGCGCAGATCGTGGCGCCGGTTCCGAGGAGCGTGGCGAACGGATACTGCCAGGCACTGCGTTCCTCGCCGATGAGGGGCAGATTGAGTTTGACCATTTGAGGGTCGTTGGATGCCCAGAGCGGTTGAATATTGGCTGCCACGTCGAGCGCGGCGAAGCGGGGGTTGTCATCGGGGTGGATCACCTGCAGGTGCGCAATGTGGTGGACAATTCCGGAGTGTCCGTTGGCCGCTCGCGCGGCCGCCACGGCATCGAGAGACTCCCGCACACCGCGGTCGCCGATGGCGTGGAAGTGCACTTGAAGCCCGAGAGCGTCGAGGCGGGTGACGTAGGCGTTCAGGCGCTCAGGTGAGATGAACGAGATGCCATGGCTCGCCGGGGCATCCGTGTCATCGGGATCGACATACGAATCAATCATCGCGGCCGTCTGGTTCTCGATCACACCGTCTTGCATGACTTTGACGGTCGTCACACGAAACAGCTCGTGCTGATACCTCTCACGGAGGGCGAGGATGTGTTGGATCTGAGCCTCATCGGTGTCGCGGTCCCACCAGATGGCTCCGTTCACTCGGGCGTGAAGTTCACCGCGGTCGATTCCACGCTGATACGCGTCGACAATCTCGGCGCTGTGGTTTCCGTAATCACCGATCAACGCGTCGTGCCAACCGGTGATGCCGAAGGAGTGCAGAGCACGTTGGGCTTCAAGCAGCCCGGAATACTTCTCATCGATGGTCGGCTGGGGGGCGAGGCGAAGCGCCAGCATTCGGGCGCCTTCATGCAGCGTTCCCGTGGGGTTGCCGGCAGAGTCGCGCTCGATCCGGCCATCGACCGGGTCGGGATAGTCCTTGTCAATGCCGATCATGCGCAGCACGACCGAATTGACCCAGGCGCTGTGGTGGTCACGGTTCGACATGATGATCGGGCGGTCGCTCGAAATCGCGTCGAGGTCGACGGCATCCGGTGCGCCGCGATGGAATGCGGCCTGCTGCCAGCCACCGCCCACGATCCAGTAACGGTCCGGGTTCGCGTCGGCGTAGCTTCGGATGATCGAGAGGTAGTCCTCGCGTGTCCACCCGGTCGAGAGATCGCAGTTGAGAAGTTCAAGCCCCGCTTCTACCGGGTGCACGTGGGCGTCGACGAATCCCGGCAGGAGCAGTCGCCCACTCAGATCGACCACTCGGGTGGCATCGGTGATGCCGTCGCGAATTTCGGTGCTGTCGAGCGTGGCGATGACGCCACCGGCGACGCCGACATCCATGCGGACGGGCGCTTCGGAAACGCCGTCGAAGACGTCGCCGTTCAGGAACACCAGGTCAAGCTCACTCAACTGCGTCACGCAACCTCATCGTCGATGGATCAAAACGTCATCGTCGCGGTAAACTCCAACGAGAACTTAATCGATTAAGACTTAATCGATTAATGTTGGACTATACAATCAGAAACCGCAGAGAATCAAATCTCGGATCCTGCGAGTCATCGGGGTCTCGAGGAATTGGTCGAGATGCAGAAGAGGTGAAGGGCGGCGCGTGACGACGACAACGACGATCGCCGATATTGCCGAACTTGCCGGTGTCTCCACCGCGGCGGTTTCGCTCGCCCTGAACGGCAAAAAGGGTGTGTCGGAGAAGACCCGTGCGCGCGTTGTCGCGATCGCCGAGGAGGCGGGCTACCGTTTCAATCGTCTCGGGCGCGCGCTGCGCCAGTCGAGAACCGGTGCGATCGGACTCTACCTCCCGGAATCTGCCGTGCACTATGGCTACTACACCGAGACGACACTCGGGGTTGCCGAACGTCTGCATGCCGACGACCTCTCACTTCTCATTGTGCCGACCACGCGCAAGAGTGCCCGCATCGAATCGTTCCCGCCGGTCGACGGGTTTATCTTGATGGAGCCGCACTCCGACGACCTCGGTGTCGCCGCAATTCTGGGTCAGGATCTGCCCGTCGTTACGGGCGACCCACCGTCGCCCGGCTTTCCCTCTCCCTGGGGCATCGTTGAATCTCCCAACGACCGAACCACGCGGGAGGTCTTCGACCGTTTTCTCGCTCAGGGTGCGCGGAGGCCTGGGCTTCTTCTTGTGGAGCGGGTCTCGACCTGGTCGCGTGAGCTCGAATCGGCCTATCTGCACTGGTGTGACGACAGCGGCGTTATGCCGCGAGTGATCATGATTGACATTCATGATTCGAACCGTAAGTTTGCCCAATCACTGGGGCGGTGGGTTAATCCCGAAAGCGGATGCGACGCCATTTTTGTCGGGGCGGACGGCGTGACCGTGCGGGTCGCCGGAATTCTTCGCACCCTCGGGCATCGGCCGGGGGAGACCATCAAGCTTATTTCCGGTGTCGACAGCCCGATCATGGAGTTTCATACGCCACCGATCACCGCCGTCGACCTGCAACCGCGAGCCTTCGGCGCGGCATGCGCGGGTCTTTTGCTTGAGCTGCTCGATCAGCCGCGACCTGAAACGACGGTCAGGCGCGTTTTTGACGCAGCGCTGACGGTTCGTGAGTCAGGCTAGTTAGACCAGCCGCGAGGTTGTGAACACTGATCGATGGGCGTTCCTCGGCCGACCGATGCGGCGGCGCCGTCGAGCGCGCCAGTAAGTTGCGACCCTGGGCTCAGGAAGATATATGATCTAACGAGCGATAGTTGAATTAGATGTTCAATTATCGAACAACTATCGACGATGGCGTCTGATCGCCCACAGAGAAGTGAGGAATGCCGTGCAGTTTCACCACCACGGATACGTATCAACCGACCCACGCGTGCAGCCGGTTGCGGGGGTTGGCATCGACCGCCCCGCAGAACTGCCCGAGAACGTCGATGTGCTCATTGTTGGTACCGGGCCGGCCGGCGTCATTACCGCAGCCCAGCTCTCAATGTTCCCCAACGTGACGACCCGCATCATCGAACGCCGCGGCGAACGCCTCGAGATCGGGCAAGCCGACGGCATCCAGGCCCGGAGCGTCGAAACCTTCCAGGCCTTCGGATTCGCCGAGCGCATCACCGCCGAGGCGTACCACATCACCGAGATGGCGTTCTGGAAGCCCGACGTCAATGCCCCGGCCAACATCGTGCGCACGGCGCGTGCCGTCGATGACCCCAGCGGAATCAGCGAATTTCCGCACCTCATTGTCAACCAGGCGCGCGTTCTCGACTATTTCACCGAGTACATGGCATTTTCGCCCACTCGAATGGTGCCCGACTACGGATTTGAGTTCCGCAGCCTCGAAAATACCAAGAGCGGTGAGTACCCCGTCACTGTGACGCTCGTGCACACGACCGGCGAGCTCGCAGGCCAAGAGAAGGTCGTCCACGCAAAGTACGTCGTGGGCGCCGACGGTGCCCGCAGCGGCGTGCGCGACGCGATCGGCTGCACACTCTCCGGTGACAAGGCGAACCACGCCTGGGGCGTCATGGACGTGCTCGCCGTCACCGACTTCCCCGACATCCGTACCAAATGTGCAATCCAGTCGGATGCCGGTGGCAACATCCTGCTCATTCCCCGTGAGGGCGGCCAGCTGTTTCGCATGTACGTCGACCTCGGTGAGGTGGCTGTCGACAACAACGGTGAAGTGCGCAAGACCACGATCGAACAGATCATCGCCAAGGCCAACGACATCATGCACCCCTACACGCTCGACGTGAAAAACGTCGCCTGGCACAGCGTGTACGAGGTGGGTCACCGTCTCACCGACCGTTTTGACGACGTGCTGCCCGACGAGATTGGGTTGCGTACGCCGCGCGTTTTCATCACCGGTGACGCCTGCCACACGCACAGTGCCAAGGCCGGTCAAGGGATGAACGTGTCGATGCAGGACGGCTTCAATCTCGGCTGGAAGCTGGGCTACGTTCTCGCTGGTCGCAGCCCCGAGAGCCTACTCGGCACCTACTCGGCCGAGCGTCAGCCCGTCGCCAAGAACCTCATCGACTTCGACAGGCAGTGGTCGACCCTGATGGCGACCAAGCCGGAGGATCTCGGCGACCCCACCGAACTCGAGGACTTTTACACCCGTACGGCCGAGTTCCCAGCCGGCTTCATGACGCAGTATCAGCCGTCGATGCTCATCGGAGAAACGACTCACCAGGCGCTCGCCACGGGGTTCCCAATCGGTAAGCGCTTCAAATCGGCCATGGTTGAGCGCGTCTCCGACACCAACACCGTGCAGCTTGGGCACCACCACCGAGCCGACGGGCGCTGGCGCCTGTATGCCTTCGCGGATGCCGCGGCCGCCGGTGAGCCCTCCGCTCTCACCGACTGGGCCACCTGGCTGCAGACCTCGCCCGACTCGCCTCTGCTCGTGCACACACCGGCCGGCAGCGATATCGACAGCATCTTCGACGTCAAGGTGGTGTACCAGCAGGATCACACGGGTGTTGACCTCGGCCGGGTGCCTGCCGTGTTCATGCCCAAGACCGGTCCGTTTGGGCTGACCGACTACGAGAAGCAGTACGCCACGCACCCGGCGCAGGACATCTTCGAACTGCGTGGTCTCGACCGTGGCGGCGTTGTCGTCGTGGTGCGCCCCGACCAGTACGTGGCGAATGTGCTGCCCCTGGACGCGACCGAAGAACTCGCTGCATTCTTCCGTCAGCTGTTGCTGCCGGCAGGGGTCACAGCGGTAGCGTGAAACTGAGGCCGGGGCCTCATGAGATCATTTCGAAACTCTGCGTGCCGAAACTTCGCTCCGTCGGGCCGTCCTCGGCAATGTTCAGGTGCGGGTGTCGGTGTGCGTCGTCGGATGTGGTGCAGAATACGCCACCCCGGTGATTTCGTGCGAGCGAGAGTTTGCCGCTAGAGTGCACGAGCGGATGTCGGTAAAGCGCCGATCAGGGCAGAAAAGGAATTCGATGCAGAAGTCATCGTCCAGTGTCACCCGTTGGGGGGCATCAACTTTTGCCTGTGCGCTGGTCTGCAGCGGTGTGGCCGTTGCGGCACCGGCGTCGGCTGTTCCGGCGGCGACGGCAGTGAGTGTCACGTCGCTTGCCGACACCGAAACGCCGGGCACGCTACGCTCGGCGTTCATCGCCGCAGAGGCGACTCCGGGTGCCGACGAAATCACGTTCGCGGTCACGGGAACGATCACGCTCGAATCGCCGTTGCCGACGGTCACCCGGGGAGGCGTCTCGATCGTTGGACCGGGATCGTCTGAGCTGACAATCATGGGCGCTACAGTGCCGGTGAACGAAGACGAACCGGGGTCAATCGAGCCCTATTCGATGACTTTCTTGTCGGACACCAGTGGCGCATCCGTTGTGATCAGCGGGCTGACGATTTCGGGAGGGAGCGGCGCAATCGCCGCGCTCTTGAACGGCGATGAGTCCGCCGTGCCGACTTTCACTCTGTCTGATGTCGTGATCGAGAACACCGTGCCCTACGTTGGGGGTGCATTGGCCGTTGCTGGCAATATGGCCGGAACCGCTTCGATCGTGAATTCAGTGTTCTCGAACAACAGGGGTGGCAGCATCGGCGGGGCAGTCTTTGCCGCAGGTCTGAGCACGTTCACGGTCGATTCGACAACAATCGACGGAAACACGGCTGTGAACGGTGGAACTGGGCTCTATGCGTGGGAGGTCGACGCGGTGCGGGTTGTCAATACAACGTTCTCGAACAACACCACCCCCAACGCCGCTGCCGGTTACTTCAGTGCAGGCGGCACGTCGGTGGAGTTCGTTCAGTCGACCTTCTCTGGCAATGTTGCAGAAGAATTCGGGAGCGCAATTTTCGTGGTCGATACTGAGACGGCCACGATCCAACATTCGACGGTGACCGCCAATGGCAGTGCAACCGCTTCCTCGCCCGCAGTCATCCTGAACGTACCCCAGTTCAGCATCGATTCATCGATTCTGAGTGGCAACAGGAGTTCAGCGGCAGTACCCACGGATTTCGCGTTTGGTGATGAGTGGATTCCCACCGGTGCGCTTGACGCGATGGTCACCGAGGTGCA from Leifsonia psychrotolerans encodes:
- a CDS encoding HNH endonuclease signature motif containing protein, with product MSITSPPRVSASEPTPASGASAPTAAMVLAAVEQARSSLAVLGTVSPEAFTDDDLLGVLGAFEGVGRLVDAGRVAVAATVEERSGRWLGRDSLAAKRGCTSGVDLITRVTRISGREAKRRSALGLRMRDTQHVGTIIPALFPTVGAAVASGLLGVDAAEVIMSGLAEISPRVAPDDLAAAERALVSAATGTITAENEGEPGAGFAFSADSLRVQMLQWQAALDPDGVAPNEVEGEATSTISFGRFKDGIYPVRGGVTPDLYGIMNLTFDAFIAARKTPAFPTAAEQARDQAREDSAELDGQDLDDDHDHDDHGQGSASAEAPLPGSAGHEFDDVDTRTAGEKRADILRGMFTQLAQADNTPSIGGAPPTVVVHVNVNDIEAGRGVGWIDGVDAPISLRTVDQMMCAGGTQTVLFGPNGEVLTLTDPQRLFNRAQRRAILARDGGCGVPGCDAPTQWLEFHHVIPWSKGGVTEVDNGVALCWRHHHTIETSGWEILMVNGRPQVKAPAWIDPSRTWRDANRHRTDTHRRD
- a CDS encoding amino acid ABC transporter ATP-binding protein yields the protein MSDQLMVQADGVHKAYGTNHVLKGVSLEVKRGEVVCVIGPSGSGKSTFLRCINNLERIEGGRILVDGEVIGYREHGSKLYELKPNEAAAQRRDIGMVFQRFNLFPHLSVVENITCAPQLVGKKRGRNATARALELLDRVGLADKANAYPGQLSGGQQQRVAIARALAMDPKLMLFDEPTSALDPELVGEVLEVMKELAQSGMTMVVVTHEIGFAREVGDSLVFMDGGVVVESGDPAEMIANPQHARTQEFLSRVR
- a CDS encoding amino acid ABC transporter permease is translated as MKSTSPSARRPGIHPVTGAPAIHSIHVRHPWRTVAAIVILLALALFVIDASGRSAYDWAAFAEYLFDPRIIQAAGVTLVLTIASMIIAILLGVLLAVMRQSPNPIFTAASGVFIWLFRGTPVYVQLVFWGLLSTIYKTIEVGLPFQDPWLVIESIDAVDVFWIAVFGLALNEAAYMAEIVRAGLLSVDTGQLEASTALGLTWAQTMRKIVIPQAMRIIIPPTGNEVISMLKTTSLVTAVPFSLDLYTRSRDISAETLNPIPLLLVASVWYLAFTSLLMIGQYFLERRFARGFDQRSAPVTNTRVAMLDHDAELLPTGTISTGKEKNNE
- a CDS encoding ABC transporter substrate-binding protein, encoding MKRIVLTSLTATAMIALLAGCSSAGTGTATSADRQTAIDVSTISKDDAAAKLLPESIVSAGKLVVGVDPTYAPNEFKDKDGNPIGWEIDMIDAAAAKLGLTTDYRVAKFDNIVPSILGEKYDLGLGGYYDTKKRQEQLDMVDFFRAGNQFASPVDKPIANELDVCGLKVAAQNGGSAPLVYLPQLNEQCAAAGKKAIEILGYDTQDDATASVSLGRADAMVADSPVVGYAVKLSKGKLVTSDVYGSLLSGAPVMKDRGTFAVALQSALQQMLADGTYTKIVTYWGVEGGAIDEIQINGSTE
- a CDS encoding amidohydrolase family protein, producing MTQLSELDLVFLNGDVFDGVSEAPVRMDVGVAGGVIATLDSTEIRDGITDATRVVDLSGRLLLPGFVDAHVHPVEAGLELLNCDLSTGWTREDYLSIIRSYADANPDRYWIVGGGWQQAAFHRGAPDAVDLDAISSDRPIIMSNRDHHSAWVNSVVLRMIGIDKDYPDPVDGRIERDSAGNPTGTLHEGARMLALRLAPQPTIDEKYSGLLEAQRALHSFGITGWHDALIGDYGNHSAEIVDAYQRGIDRGELHARVNGAIWWDRDTDEAQIQHILALRERYQHELFRVTTVKVMQDGVIENQTAAMIDSYVDPDDTDAPASHGISFISPERLNAYVTRLDALGLQVHFHAIGDRGVRESLDAVAAARAANGHSGIVHHIAHLQVIHPDDNPRFAALDVAANIQPLWASNDPQMVKLNLPLIGEERSAWQYPFATLLGTGATICAGSDWPVTSPDPWLGIHVAVNRTVPSEHPDYNPEVFIPGERIPLAAALRAYTSSAARINGRAHESGSIAVGFHADLVVVDRNPFDHPADRIAATRTVETYFGGQSVYAAKDCPSE
- a CDS encoding substrate-binding domain-containing protein, which gives rise to MTTTTTIADIAELAGVSTAAVSLALNGKKGVSEKTRARVVAIAEEAGYRFNRLGRALRQSRTGAIGLYLPESAVHYGYYTETTLGVAERLHADDLSLLIVPTTRKSARIESFPPVDGFILMEPHSDDLGVAAILGQDLPVVTGDPPSPGFPSPWGIVESPNDRTTREVFDRFLAQGARRPGLLLVERVSTWSRELESAYLHWCDDSGVMPRVIMIDIHDSNRKFAQSLGRWVNPESGCDAIFVGADGVTVRVAGILRTLGHRPGETIKLISGVDSPIMEFHTPPITAVDLQPRAFGAACAGLLLELLDQPRPETTVRRVFDAALTVRESG
- a CDS encoding FAD-dependent monooxygenase produces the protein MQFHHHGYVSTDPRVQPVAGVGIDRPAELPENVDVLIVGTGPAGVITAAQLSMFPNVTTRIIERRGERLEIGQADGIQARSVETFQAFGFAERITAEAYHITEMAFWKPDVNAPANIVRTARAVDDPSGISEFPHLIVNQARVLDYFTEYMAFSPTRMVPDYGFEFRSLENTKSGEYPVTVTLVHTTGELAGQEKVVHAKYVVGADGARSGVRDAIGCTLSGDKANHAWGVMDVLAVTDFPDIRTKCAIQSDAGGNILLIPREGGQLFRMYVDLGEVAVDNNGEVRKTTIEQIIAKANDIMHPYTLDVKNVAWHSVYEVGHRLTDRFDDVLPDEIGLRTPRVFITGDACHTHSAKAGQGMNVSMQDGFNLGWKLGYVLAGRSPESLLGTYSAERQPVAKNLIDFDRQWSTLMATKPEDLGDPTELEDFYTRTAEFPAGFMTQYQPSMLIGETTHQALATGFPIGKRFKSAMVERVSDTNTVQLGHHHRADGRWRLYAFADAAAAGEPSALTDWATWLQTSPDSPLLVHTPAGSDIDSIFDVKVVYQQDHTGVDLGRVPAVFMPKTGPFGLTDYEKQYATHPAQDIFELRGLDRGGVVVVVRPDQYVANVLPLDATEELAAFFRQLLLPAGVTAVA
- a CDS encoding choice-of-anchor Q domain-containing protein, with the protein product MQKSSSSVTRWGASTFACALVCSGVAVAAPASAVPAATAVSVTSLADTETPGTLRSAFIAAEATPGADEITFAVTGTITLESPLPTVTRGGVSIVGPGSSELTIMGATVPVNEDEPGSIEPYSMTFLSDTSGASVVISGLTISGGSGAIAALLNGDESAVPTFTLSDVVIENTVPYVGGALAVAGNMAGTASIVNSVFSNNRGGSIGGAVFAAGLSTFTVDSTTIDGNTAVNGGTGLYAWEVDAVRVVNTTFSNNTTPNAAAGYFSAGGTSVEFVQSTFSGNVAEEFGSAIFVVDTETATIQHSTVTANGSATASSPAVILNVPQFSIDSSILSGNRSSAAVPTDFAFGDEWIPTGALDAMVTEVQAGSTFAADASAPSESSASSAPVAAGSPMPVQPSTISSSLFGQAATSVDPSIDVTNSLFGADAQLGALTDNGGRTLTHLPAATSPAIDAGNAATLAGLTTDQRGSARVVGAGVDVGSVEVQAIVTPAGAPKAELAETGMDASGILLAVGALMLAGIAALGVRRRRAHMK